In Nocardioides nitrophenolicus, the genomic window GTTCGCGCATCGGCATGGTGTTCCAGCAGTTCAACCTGTTCCCGCACCTGTCGGTCCTGAAGAACCTCACCCTGGCCCAGCGCAACGTGCGCGGGCGCGGCAAGGACGAGGCGGTCCAGATCGCCCGGCAGAACCTGGCGAAGGTCGGCCTCTCCGAGAAGGAGTCGGCCTATCCCGCACACCTGTCCGGCGGCCAGCAGCAGCGGGTCGCGATCGCCCGCGCGCTGTCGATGAACCCCGACATGATGCTCTTCGACGAGCCCACCAGCGCCCTCGACCCGGAGCTGGTCGGCGACGTGCTCGGCGTGATGAAGGAGCTCGCCCAGGAGGGCATGACGATGATGGTCGTCACCCACGAGATGGGTTTCGCGCGCGAGGTCGGCGACAAGCTGGTCTTCATGGACGGCGGGGTCGTCGTCGAGGAGGGGCTGCCGGTCGAGGTGCTGAGCAACCCGCAGCACGAGCGGACCCAGTCCTTCCTCTCGAAGGTGCTCTGAGCCGGCGGAGAACGACACGAAGGCCCGGGCGGAGTGCATCCGCCCGGGCCTTCGCTGCGTCGTGGGACCAGGGCGTGTCCTAGACGTCGCCGCCGAGGTAGGCCGCCTTGACGGCGGGGTCGACGGCGAGCTCGGCGCCCGTGCCGGACCGGACGATCTCGCCGGTCTCGAGGATGTGGGCGTCGTGGGAGCGCTTCAGCGCCTGGGCGGCGTTCTGCTCCACGAGCAGGACGGTGGTGCCCTGCTCGTTGATCTCGGTGATGATCGTGAAGATCTGCTGGATCAGCTTCGGAGCCAGGCCCATCGACGGCTCGTCGAGGAGCAGCAGCCGCGGCCGCGACATCAGCGCCCGGCCGATGGCGAGCATCTGCTGCTCGCCGCCGGACATCGTGCCGGAGACCTGGTCGATCCGCTCCGCCAAGCGCGGGAAGAGCCCCAGGACGCGGTCCATGTCCTCCCGATAGGCGGCTGACTTCCGGTCCTTGCGGGTGAACGCGCCCATCTCGAGGTTCTCACGCACCGTCATGCCGATGAAGCAGCGCCTCCCCTCGGGAGACTGACCGATCCCCAGCTTGACCCGGTCGTACGGCGGGATCTCGTTGATGTCCTTCCCCTCGAACCGGACCGAGCCGGCACGGACCTTGCGCAGACCCGAGATGGTCTTCAGCGTCGTCGTCTTGCCGGCGCCGTTGGCGCCGATCAGCGTCGTCACCGTCCCCTCGGGGACGCTGAAGCTGATGTCACGGATCGCCTCGATGTGCCCGTAGTTGACACAGAGGCCCTCGACCTCAAGAAGCATCTTCTTCGTCCACTCCCAGATAGGCGGCGATCACCGCCGGGTTGTCACGGATGTCGGCGGGGCTGCCCTCGGCGATCTTGCGCCCGAACTCCAGGACGACGATCCGGTCGGTCACGCCCATGACCAGCTTCATGTCGTGCTCGATGAGGAGCACGGTGAAGCCCTGGTCTCGGACCCGGCGGATGAGGTTCATCAGCTCGACCTTCTCCGCGGGGTTGAAGCCCGCGGCCGGCTCGTCGAGGCAGATGAGCTTCGGGTTGGTCGCCATCGCTCGCGCGATCTCCAGGCGTCGCTGGTCGCCGTACGAGAGGTTGGCGGCGAGCTCGTCGGCCTTGCGGTGGATGCCCATGAAGCGGAGCACCTCCATCGCCCGCTCGTGGCCCTCCCGTTCCTCACGCCGGTGCTTGGGCAGCCGGAACAGGGCCGACAGCATGCCCGTGCTGTGTTGGGCGTCGGCGCCGACCAGCACGTTCTCCAGCGCGGTCATGGTCGGGAACAGACGGATGTTCTGGAAGGTGCGCGCGATCCCCCGCTGGGTGATCTTGTGCTTCTTCAGCCCGACGATCGAGCCGCCCTCGAAGGCGATGTCGCCGCTGGTCGGACGGTAGACGCCGGTGACCGCGTTGAAGCAGGTCGTCTTCCCGGCGCCGTTGGGCCCGATCAGGCCGAGGATCTCCCCCTCGTTGATGTGGAACGAGACGTCGTCGAGCGCGGTGAGGCCGCCGAACTTCAAGGTCACGTTCCGTACGTCGAGAATTGCCTCAGGCATGGGCGTTCTCCTCTTCCCCGGTGCCTTCCTCCAGCTCTTCGAGCTCGTGCTCGAGCTTCTTCGCCCGCACCGTGCGGCGCGGAGGCAGCAGCCCCTGCGGCCGGACGGTGGCGAGCACCACCAGCGCGAGGCCGAACACCAGAACCCGGAAGTCGTCGAACTCCCGGAACCGCTGCGGCAGGTAGGCGACCAGCGTGGCGCCGACGAGGACGCCCCAGCGGTTGCCCTGACCGCCGACCACGACTGCCGCGAGATACAGGATCGAGAACAGCAGGAGGAAGGACTGCGGGTTGATGAAGCCCTGGCGACTGGCGTAGAGACCACCGGCCAGACCGCCGACGAAGGCGCCGGTCGCGAAGGCGAGCAGCTTGAACTTGAACGTCGGGACGCCCATCAGCTCGGCGGCGTCCTCGTCCTCGCGGGTCGCCTCCCAGGCGCGGCCCACCCGGCTGTTCTTGATCAGGATGTCGGCGAGCAGCACGATGATGACCGCCGTCAGGCCCATCCAGTAGTACGGGATCTGGTCGAGCACGCCGAAGAACAGGAACTTCGTCTTGTCCTCGGTGTCGAGCAGGACCGTGCCGTCACCCCAGAACAGGTGGGGCAGCTGGAACCAGCCCTCCTCGCCGCCGAGACTCGGGGGCTTCGCGATGTTCTTGATGCCGCGGGTGTCGCCCAGCCACTCGGTGTTGACCGCGACCAGTCGGATGATCTCTCCGAACCCGAGGGTGACGATCGCGAGGTAGTCGCCGCGCACCCGCAGGGTCGGAGCTCCCAGCAGGACGCCCGAGACCATGGCGGCCACGACGCCGACGGGGATGGCCAGGAGCAGCGGCCAGTTCGCGTGGAACGAGGTGAGGATCGCGACGGTGTAGGCCCCGATCGCATAGAAGCCGACGTACCCGAGGTCGAGCAGACCGGCGTACCCGACCACGATGTTGAGACCGAGCGCCACCAGGCAGTAGATGCTGACGGTGAACAGGACGCCGCCGAAGTCGACGCCCGGCGTCGAGATGATCGGCGGCTCGAGCAGCGGGAGCGCGTACGCGAAGAGCGCGAGCAGCACCCAGAGGAGGATCTTGACCGGCTTCGGCAGGCCAGTGAGCTTGTTCTTCATGCGCGTGCCTTTCCGAGCGACTCGCCGAGGAGGCCGGTGGGCCGGACGAGCAGGATCAGCACCAGCAGGACGAACGCGATGACGTCGCGCCACTCGGTGCCGAAGAGCGCGGAGCCCCAGTTCTCCGCGACCCCGAGGACCAGGCCGCCCAGCAGCGCACCGCGCAGGTTGCCGATGCCCCCGAGGACCGCCGCCGTGAACGCCTTGACGCCGAGCAGGAAGCCGACGTCGAAGCGGGTCGTCTCGATCTTGAGCATGTAGAGGAAGGCCGCGATGCCGGCCATGATGCCGCCGATGAGGAAGGTGACCTGGATGGTCCGGGTCGGGTTCACCCCCATCAGGGACGCCGTCTCGGGGTCCTGGGCCGTCGCCCGGATGCCCTTGCCGAGACGGGACCGGCGGACGAACTGGTCGAGCAGGATCATCATCCCGACGGCCGCGACGATGACGATGACGTCGATGCTCGAGATGGACACGCCGGCGACCTCGAAGCGAGGCTTCTCCAGGACTCCGGCCATGCTGTTGTTGATGCGGGCCCCGGACACGTACTCGCTGAAGTTGTCGTCGAGACCCAGCCACTCGGCGACCTTGTCGCGCAGGCCCATCAGCTCGGCCAGGACGAACGACGCGCCGATGGCCGAGATCAGCGCGATCAGTCGGGGTGCGTCCCTCTTGATCAGGGGCCGGTAGGCCACCCGCTCCAGGATCAGCGCGATCACCGCCGACATCAGCATCGACGCGAACAGCGCGGCGATGAGGATGGCGATCAGCTTCACTCCGTCGGCCTCAGCGCCGTTGAGCGCCATGACCGTCCACAGCATCGCGAAGGTGCCGTACATGAACACCTCGGAGTGGGCGAAGTTGATGAGCTGCAGCACGCCGTAGACCATGGTGTAGCCGAGCGCGACGAGTGCATAGATCGCACCGAACGCGAGCCCCGTGATGGTGAGCTCGGGAAGGTTGTTGAAGAGGAATTCGAAGTTCAAGGCGTCAGCCCCCAGTTCTGGACAGGGACACGGCCGGGGACTCGGTCCCCGGCCGTGTCGGCTGTCATGTCGGACGGACTAGCCGTTGATCACTTGATCTCGCCCTCGGGGACGATGGCGCCGTCCTTGACGGTGTAGGCGTAGACGTGGACGTCGGCCGGCTCGCCCTTGTCGTCGAACTTCAGCTGCTTGGTGATGCCCTTCTCGTCGTAGTCGTTGACGAACTTCAGCATGTCGGCGCGGTTGTCCACGCCGTCCTCGATGCCGGCGAGGAAGATGCTCGCGGCGTCGTAC contains:
- a CDS encoding amino acid ABC transporter ATP-binding protein — protein: MSASPKPEPGSVPAIEVRGLHKHYGRHEVLKGIDFHVEAGQVVCVIGPSGSGKSTLLRCVNRLEEPSAGEILIEGVDICDRKVDLDEVRSRIGMVFQQFNLFPHLSVLKNLTLAQRNVRGRGKDEAVQIARQNLAKVGLSEKESAYPAHLSGGQQQRVAIARALSMNPDMMLFDEPTSALDPELVGDVLGVMKELAQEGMTMMVVTHEMGFAREVGDKLVFMDGGVVVEEGLPVEVLSNPQHERTQSFLSKVL
- a CDS encoding ABC transporter ATP-binding protein, translating into MPEAILDVRNVTLKFGGLTALDDVSFHINEGEILGLIGPNGAGKTTCFNAVTGVYRPTSGDIAFEGGSIVGLKKHKITQRGIARTFQNIRLFPTMTALENVLVGADAQHSTGMLSALFRLPKHRREEREGHERAMEVLRFMGIHRKADELAANLSYGDQRRLEIARAMATNPKLICLDEPAAGFNPAEKVELMNLIRRVRDQGFTVLLIEHDMKLVMGVTDRIVVLEFGRKIAEGSPADIRDNPAVIAAYLGVDEEDAS
- a CDS encoding ABC transporter ATP-binding protein, whose product is MLLEVEGLCVNYGHIEAIRDISFSVPEGTVTTLIGANGAGKTTTLKTISGLRKVRAGSVRFEGKDINEIPPYDRVKLGIGQSPEGRRCFIGMTVRENLEMGAFTRKDRKSAAYREDMDRVLGLFPRLAERIDQVSGTMSGGEQQMLAIGRALMSRPRLLLLDEPSMGLAPKLIQQIFTIITEINEQGTTVLLVEQNAAQALKRSHDAHILETGEIVRSGTGAELAVDPAVKAAYLGGDV
- a CDS encoding branched-chain amino acid ABC transporter permease, which produces MKNKLTGLPKPVKILLWVLLALFAYALPLLEPPIISTPGVDFGGVLFTVSIYCLVALGLNIVVGYAGLLDLGYVGFYAIGAYTVAILTSFHANWPLLLAIPVGVVAAMVSGVLLGAPTLRVRGDYLAIVTLGFGEIIRLVAVNTEWLGDTRGIKNIAKPPSLGGEEGWFQLPHLFWGDGTVLLDTEDKTKFLFFGVLDQIPYYWMGLTAVIIVLLADILIKNSRVGRAWEATREDEDAAELMGVPTFKFKLLAFATGAFVGGLAGGLYASRQGFINPQSFLLLFSILYLAAVVVGGQGNRWGVLVGATLVAYLPQRFREFDDFRVLVFGLALVVLATVRPQGLLPPRRTVRAKKLEHELEELEEGTGEEENAHA
- a CDS encoding branched-chain amino acid ABC transporter permease, yielding MNFEFLFNNLPELTITGLAFGAIYALVALGYTMVYGVLQLINFAHSEVFMYGTFAMLWTVMALNGAEADGVKLIAILIAALFASMLMSAVIALILERVAYRPLIKRDAPRLIALISAIGASFVLAELMGLRDKVAEWLGLDDNFSEYVSGARINNSMAGVLEKPRFEVAGVSISSIDVIVIVAAVGMMILLDQFVRRSRLGKGIRATAQDPETASLMGVNPTRTIQVTFLIGGIMAGIAAFLYMLKIETTRFDVGFLLGVKAFTAAVLGGIGNLRGALLGGLVLGVAENWGSALFGTEWRDVIAFVLLVLILLVRPTGLLGESLGKARA